The Rhizobium oryzihabitans genomic sequence CGAGGCAAAGGCGCTTGCCGGAAAGGAAGGCAAAGCTTTGCCGGTATGGCTTGCCGACCGCGCTCTTGCCCTTGCCGCATCCGCTTCCGCCGCAGTCGGGATCGCCGAGGATTTTCATGTGGTGCCGGAGTTTCTCGGTAACCGTGCCCCCTTCGCCGATCCCCATGCCCGCGCGGTCATTGCCGGTTATGGCATGGAGACCGGTGTGGATTCCCTCGTCGCGCTTTATGTGGCGGGCCTTCTCGGCCTTGGTTACGGACTTCGCCAGATCATCGAGACGCAGGCCCGCAACGGCGCGCCGGTGGAAACAGTCAGCGTCAGCGGCGGGGCAGGCGCTCATCCGCTTGCCCGGCAATTGCTGGCGGACGCAACGGGGCTTCCCGTCGAACTGACCGAATGCGAAGAACCGGTGCTTCTCGGATCTGCGATGCTTGGCGCGGTTGCTGCGGGAACCTATCCGGACCTGATGGCGGCGATGCCCGCCATGTCGCGGATCGCCAGCTGTGCGGTGCCTGACCCTTCTTTTCAAAAGGTTCACCAGTCGCGTTACGACGCATTTCTGGCCTTGCAGGATGCGGCGCGTGCCATTCGCTCCGCCAGCCATTCCTGAACCGCGTCACAAGCTTAGATCATCCGGCCGTATTGGCCGCAAAATAACGAGGATTCCATGCAGTTTTCCGGAAAATCCGTCATCATCACCGGCGCAGGCAAGGGCATCGGCCGCGCCTGCGCCATCCTCATGGCTGCGCGTGGCGCTGACGTCGTGGCGATCAGCCGGACGCAGTCCGATCTCGACAGCCTGAAAAGCGAAATCGGCGGCCGCTCGATCCGTGTCGATCTCGCCGATGTGGCGGCGACGCGGGCCGCGATGGTCGAGGCGGGTCCGTGCGATTTTCTCATCAACAGCGCGGGCATCAACGTACTCGAAAGCGTGCTTGATATGAGCGACGAAGGGTATGAGGCCGTGCTCGGCATCAACCTGCGCGCGGCACTCGTCACCTGCCAGGAATTCGCCCGCGCCCGCGTTGCAAAGGGTGGCGGCGGCGCAATCGTCAACATCACCTCGATTGCCGGTCATCGCGGTTTTCAGGATCATCTCTGCTACGCCGCGTCGAAGGCCGGGCTTGAAGGCGCGACCCGCGTTCTCGCCAAGGAACTTGGGCCGCATGGCATCCGCGTCAACGCTGTCGCACCCACCATCACGCTGACTGAACTGGCTGCCGAAGCATGGAACGATCCGGCCAAGAGCGCACCGATGATGGTTCGCCATCCGCTGCAGCGCTTTGCCGAGGCTGAAGACGTGGCACAGAGCATCGCACTGCTTCTGTCAGATGATAGCAGCATGATTTCCGGCGCGGTGTTGCCCATCGATGGCGGGTTCCTCGCCGTCTGACGTTTAGGGGATGCGCGGGGTGCAAATGTATTGCCGCGCATCCTGTCTCAGGACTGGATATCCCGCTCAGGTCAGATCCGGGTGCTTACCAACCAGCTGATTGCGTTTTGCCTGAAGAATTTCCTTTTGTTCCTCAAGCTTGAGCAGCTCGTCGTCTATCTCCTCGACGCTTTTCTCGATGTGCAGATATTGCTCTGCCAGAAGCGATTTGGCTTCCTTTCGGCTCGACGCATTCGGTGTGTCACCATAAAGCGGCCGGTTGGCGGTTTCCTTGAGGAAAAACGTCGTTGCGATGCCGAAGACGGCCGCCACCATGAGATAATAGGCCGGCATATAGATATTTTCCGTGACCTCCACCAGCCATGCGGTGAGTGTCGGCGTCAGCCCGGCCACGATGATCGAGATATTGAACGCGATAGCCAGAGCGCTGTAGCGGATGCGGGCCGGGAAAAGAGCCGGCAGGGTGGATGCCATGATCCCGATCAGGCAATTGAGTGCGACCGCGAGGATGAGCAGTCCGAAGAAAATCTGAACAACCTGTCCGCTGGCGATCAGATGAAATGCCGGCAGCGAGAGAAACAGGATCGCGGTGCTGCCAACCGCCAGAAACGGCCTGCGCCCGATGCGGTCGCTCAAAAGCCCGATGGCGGGCTGGACGAACAGCATGCCGACCATCACCGCGATGATGATGAGGACGCCATGGTCCTCGCTGTAATTCAGCGTTTTTGACAGATATGTAGGCATGTAGGTGAGCAGCATATAATAGGTCACGTTGGTCACGAGGACCATGCCGATACATATTGCCAGCGACCGGGAATGTTGGCTGACAATCTCGGCGATGGGAACCATGGGTCGCTCTCTCAGCGACTGCCGGTCTTCTTCTTCGGCGCGATGCAGGCGTTCGGTGAAGGCGGGCGTCTCTTCCGCCGCGTGGCGGAGATAAAGCCCGATCAACCCGAGGGGTGCTGCCAGAAAGAACGGAATGCGCCAGCCCCAGTCGAGGAACTTGGCTTCGCCCATTGCGGTGCTGAGGAGCACGACGAGCCCGCGCCAAGCACGAAGCCGGCGATGGAGCCGAAGTCGAGCCAGCTTCCAAGGTAGCCGCGTTTCCGGTCAGGCGCGTATTCCGCTACGAAAATGGCGGCACCGGTATATTCGCCGCCGACGGAAAACCCCTGGGCGAGCTTGCATAACAGCAACAGAATGGGTGCCCATATGCCGATGGTGGCATAACCGGGGATGAGGCCGATGCAGAAAGTGCTCGCGGCCATGATGATGATCGTCAGGGAGAGGACTTTTTGACGCCCGAATTTGTCACCCATGGCGCCAAAAAATACGCCCCCAATGGGCGGATAAGGAAGGGCACGGAGAAAGTTGCGAGCGCCGCCACGGTTTGAACGGCGGGGGCAGCATCCGGGAAAAAGACCTTGCCGACGGCGTAGGCGACGAAGCCGTAGACGCCAAAATCGAACCACTCCATCGCATTGCCGAGAGCGGCTGCCGTGACCGCCTTTTTGACCTTCTCGTCATCGATGACGGTGACGTCGTCGATGCTCAGCGGAGTGGCCTGTATCTGGTTGTTCAATCACTGTCCCCTTGAACTACATTGCGCGCGATTTTTTAAGCGCCATGAAAATGCTCGATACGCTGAAGCGTTCCATCTCTCGGCAGAACAATCGGGCCTTCGGCTAGATTGGGGGTGACAACGGGGTAGCCCGGTAAGACAAAGAAAAACGCCCGGCTGGCAGCCGGGCGTTTTTTAAAGATTAATGGCGGTGCTCAGGCATCTCCTTGAGCTGGTCCTTGGTCCATGAGGTGACCGCGTGGACATCGCCATCCTCGTCGCGCATGAAATCCAAGTCGCTGAGCGGGACTGCGACGGGCTTTGCGCCGATGCCGAGAAAGCCGCCAACGTCGATGATTGCGGTGCTGCCAGCGCCAACGCCATGGACATGATCGACCTTGCCGACCTTGTGGTCATCTGCGCCATAAACTGTGGCACCTTCCAGAACGGACGGGGTCAGTTCCGTTTTAACGAGGCGTACGTGATTGGTGTGATCCACTTTTCTTCCTCCTGCTTGGGGTTGCCAGAGATGAACTCCCGCAAGGCAAAACCGTTCCATCGCGCATGGTGGATGTTGTGGCAAACCGATTGTCGGGACGCACGGCTGGCTGCTATGAAACCCTACAGGCGGCCCGCCTAAAAATCACGCTTGAAAAGACTGAACACGTGTGCAATATGAACGCGTGTTCAACCTTTATAGAGATGGTTATTTCGCATGGACTCGATGCCCTATCCGGATACGTTGGCAGCCCGTGCCGAACTGTGCCGTAGCGTTATTCTTTCCGCCGGGGAGCTGGTGCTGAAAGGCTTTGAGGGCGAGGCGACACGCAGCTTCTCGATGAAGGGTCCGCAGGACTTTCTGACGGTGACGGATGCGGCATCCGAAGCGCATATTCGCG encodes the following:
- a CDS encoding SDR family oxidoreductase, which codes for MQFSGKSVIITGAGKGIGRACAILMAARGADVVAISRTQSDLDSLKSEIGGRSIRVDLADVAATRAAMVEAGPCDFLINSAGINVLESVLDMSDEGYEAVLGINLRAALVTCQEFARARVAKGGGGAIVNITSIAGHRGFQDHLCYAASKAGLEGATRVLAKELGPHGIRVNAVAPTITLTELAAEAWNDPAKSAPMMVRHPLQRFAEAEDVAQSIALLLSDDSSMISGAVLPIDGGFLAV
- a CDS encoding MFS transporter codes for the protein MLLSTAMGEAKFLDWGWRIPFFLAAPLGLIGLYLRHAAEETPAFTERLHRAEEEDRQSLRERPMVPIAEIVSQHSRSLAICIGMVLVTNVTYYMLLTYMPTYLSKTLNYSEDHGVLIIIAVMVGMLFVQPAIGLLSDRIGRRPFLAVGSTAILFLSLPAFHLIASGQVVQIFFGLLILAVALNCLIGIMASTLPALFPARIRYSALAIAFNISIIVAGLTPTLTAWLVEVTENIYMPAYYLMVAAVFGIATTFFLKETANRPLYGDTPNASSRKEAKSLLAEQYLHIEKSVEEIDDELLKLEEQKEILQAKRNQLVGKHPDLT
- a CDS encoding PRC-barrel domain-containing protein, with amino-acid sequence MDHTNHVRLVKTELTPSVLEGATVYGADDHKVGKVDHVHGVGAGSTAIIDVGGFLGIGAKPVAVPLSDLDFMRDEDGDVHAVTSWTKDQLKEMPEHRH